One Ursus arctos isolate Adak ecotype North America unplaced genomic scaffold, UrsArc2.0 scaffold_37, whole genome shotgun sequence genomic window, tttaaagattttatttatttatgtgacggtgcacaggcaggggagctccagagggacagggagaagcaggctgtccggtgagcagggagccctacagatgtgaggctccatcccaggaccctgagatcatgacctgagctgaaggcagccacttaaccaactgagccacccatgtgcccctaaatttgttcattttcttactatacttttgaaaattaattcctcattactaacttttttttaataaggcaGTCTGTATTTCTCTCCCAGTGGTGAAATGGATCAGGTTAAGCTTCAGTATCCATTGATTCTGCAAAATCTAGATTTGTTTCCCATATTATTTACATACATTAGTGAAAGCcttaaaatccataaaaattcAGGTGTGAATAGCCTCAATCAGTTTTAAGAAACTTGGGGAAAAGTCCATAAGATTGGAGCATAAGGTACATGTACAACTATGTCTAATAATTAGATTGAAGAGGTCAGTCTGGGTCAGAATATGAAAGACTTTATCTAAGGAGATTGGATTTTAACCCGAAGGCAGGGTAAACGAACAGAAGTTATTTTGGCAGGAGGGAGATATGAtgtttactattttgtttttcatgtttactttttaataacatttttttcttttcttttttttaaataattttttattatgttagtcaccatacagtacatcattagtttttgatgtagtgttccatgattcattatactttttttttttaaagattttatttatttatttgacaaagatagacagccagcgagagaaggaacacaagcagggggagttggagaggaagaagcaggctcatagcggaggagcctgatgtggggctcgatgccataacgccgggatcatgccctgagccgaaggcagacgcttaaccgctgtgccacccaggcgcccctcattatacttttttttttttaaagattttatttattcattcgacagagacagagacagccagcgagagagggaacacaagcagggggagtgggagaggaagaagcaggctcatagcggaggagcctgatgtggggcccgacccctcaacgccgggatcacgccctgagccgaaggcagacgctcaaccgctgtgccacccaggcgcccctcattatacTTTTTAATAACGTTTTTGATAGTAGTATTAGGATTGAGATGGGAATAGTGAGACTAGAGGCTAGAAGCTCTTTATGTTTATCCAGATGAAAAATATAGAGGACATGAAGATGTATTTAGAAGGTAGAATCAATAGGACTTGATACCCAGTGGAATATAAGTGAATTGAGGTCAAAGAGATTTAGAATCTGAGTGGTTGACAGTACCATTAATTGGGATTAGAAATGCTGAGGGTGTTGATTCGTCGATAAAGATGACACAATTAGTTTAAGATGTTGTACAAAAGGTTCCAAATTTAGGTAATGTAACTATTTTAGCTCTTCAGCTTGGTGGTTTTGATTAAAATTTGCATATATAAATTAGTGTGTGTGGAAAAATGAAATGacctttttcccccccaaaacacTATTAGCCTTAAAATTAACCTATTTCTTTGTGCAAAGTTTTGGCAGTTGGATAGACTAATCTAGAATTGAGAAAAGTATGTGCTTGAGTTAAAGTTTAAAGAGTTACCGTAGTATgcttattatttctgtattaaaaaGATTGGCCAAGAAGTAAGTGAAAATAGATGAGAACAAAATGCCAGGTGGAATCCTTGGCAATCCTAACATTTAGGGACCGATAGGAAGGGAGAATCCTCAAAGATGAAGAATCAGTCAGGGACttggaagaaaaccaagaaagtgGTAACTCAGAGCCGAAGGCGAAGAAGGTTCTAAAAGGAAAGCATGGTTAAAGACCTTTAGTAGTGAAGACATTATTAGAGTATAGGCTGTACTATGAAACAAGTGTCCATTTAATTTTGCATGTAAGAGGCACTTTGGTGATTTTAATTAGGGCAGTTTCATTGGAGTGTTTGGCATGGATACAGATTCAGGAGTAattgggaggtggggaaggaactGCAAACATTTGTTGATCATTTATAGATgatcatttataatttaaatagggattatatttaattttaaagtaattttgcataaaaaaataaattttacaaaattgtattgtgtcattttacatatgagaaagcCAAGACTTAAGGgaaaaactggggtgcctgggtggctcagtcagttaaacgcttgcgttcgactcaggtcatgattctggggtcttggtatcaaaccccatgttgggctccctgctcaagcggggagtctgcttctccctctgcccctccccccactcatccACATCCGCAagtgctcgtgctctttctctctctcaaaatcttaaaaaaaaaaaaaagaaaagaaaaaagttccctGAAGTCAAATAACTAATAATGGACAGAAGTAGGATTTGAATTTGTGCCTGTCCATGCCTTCTCTGTTGTAATTGCAAAGGCATGAAAGAAATAAGGATGTCTGTAGACTGTTTCATCAAGTGGTAGGTTTTTACTATAAAAAAGGATAGAAAGGGTTTGGTATTTTAAatcagagttttttttaaagagtactgTGTAGTAGGAATTGAATGTGGGATCTAAAATTATGCTTCATATatacagcatttatttttattggcttCTTTTAGATTTAAAGAACATGTACAGAATAACTTGCCTAGAGATCTGCTCACTGGCGAACAGTTTATTCAGCTGCGAAGGGAATTAGCTTCTGTAAATGGACATAGTGGTGATGACGGTCCTCCTGGTGATGACCTGCCGTCGGGCATTGAAGACATTACTGATCCAGCAAAGGTAACCAGACTTCCTGAAAAATCCTTCAGTGCATGAGAAACTAGACTTTATATCCCTTGACTGCATGTGTTGTATGACTTGTGTctcatataaaattaatttctaattaaGACATGTGGGACGACTTTAGCTATAGTGTGGTTTAAATACAGATTTAAGGTAGAGAATCTATTTTACTATGAGACACCTGGAAATAGCTTAGAAGGGACATTTTGCCGATGTGGTAATCTAGTCCCCTttaaatacatgcacacacaacaaAGTGGTTTATTAGGAAATTCtattataaattttagtattgttaATTGTACTTTGCAGATAATTGTTAACAGTTTAAAACCTATCACTATTTTCAGATTATAGAGTAGGTGTGGATAATACTTAAATGTAagcaataatattaaaaaattttagtatatAACTTGcttgacttaaatttttttctttttcttcccaagctgattacagaaatagaaaacatgagaCATAGAATCATTGAAATTCATCAAGAAATGTTTAATTATAATGAACATGAAGTTAGTAAAAGGTGGACATTTGAAGAAGGtgtaagtgtttttgttttgtaataggCTTCAAAATACAAAGATTAGgaatcatgtatttttctttcagttttgagTAATGTCtttactcctttttatttttacttatttaaataccATTGTCAATTTCCCATGatcaattttatcattttccatTCAGTTTTAGAATCTTATAGAATGTATTTGGATTTACTCGAGTTGGAAGATACCTATTTAATCTGAAccattttattagttatttagtttttttttttttaaagattttatttatttgacatagagacagccagcgagagagggaacacaagcagggggagtgggagaggaagaagcaggctcccagcggaggagcctgatgtggggctatatcccagaacgccaggatcacgccctgagccgaaggcagatgcttaacgactgagccacccaggcgcccctagttattcagttttttaaatcaacttaatGAGTTCATACTTTACTTAACAGAATGCACCCATTTTAGATGTGTAGTAAAATGAGAGTTTCCCTCCACAGATTCtgattctttatttctatttttttaaacagcttttttgagatataaatcACTTAGCATATAGTTCATTcatttaagtgtataattcagtagtttttacTGTATTCACAGATATGTACAGCCGTTACTATGGTccattttggaacattttcatcacctcataCAGAAATCCTTTACCCTTTAGCTGTTACCTCTTTACTCCCTTACCTGTGTGTTCCACCCCTTACCCCCAGCCCTAAGGTACTGCtaatctttctgtttctataggtTTCCCTGTTCTGGCCTTTCAtttgagtggaatcatatagtatgtggtTTTTTGTTGACCGGCTATGAGGTTTGACATGTATACGCACATTACAGTGCACCACAGCAATCAGGATGTGGAACTAGTCTTtcatcccagaaagttctcttgGCCCCTTTTCGTTCAGtaacccccaccccactcctagCCCTAGGCAACTACTGATCTGCTTTCTTTCACATAGTATAATGAATTGTTCAGTTTTAAAAtactcaataaagaaaaaaaatttaccgAACATAAAATTGTGTAGTGCCATTacaattactaaataaataaatggaaaatacattCTATTTATTCAATTCATAAAAcctaagaaatttaattttgaaagtttttatcatgaaatgtgATTACAGTTTTTTTGGTTCACCatcattaattatatatataatttagataATTCGTATTGTTACTATAGTCATTCATTTTCGGGTGTTGGTATTGGTTTACTTTTATTCCTATGTCATACTTTATTTTGTATCATACTGTTATTACAGATTAAAAGACCTTATTTTCATGTGAAACCATTGGAGAAGGCACAACTAAAAAACTGGAAAGAGTACTTagaatttgaaattgaaaatggGACTCATGAACGAGTTGTGGTTCTCTTCGAAAGATGtgtcatatcatgtgccctctaTGAGGAGTTTTGGATTAAGGTAAGAAAATTAGATGCTCTGAAACTTGAACATATTATAAACATTGATCTAGTGACTAACCTTTTTTGTACTTCTGTTGAATGTTGTTCATATAACTATATCTGTTGCATTAGGAGATGGTCTGCTTGCAACCAGATTTGACTGCTGCATATGCCAACCTCGTTGCCTCTCTTCGTCCTTCCTTACAGAAACTAGTCTAGTGGTTCAATAAAGGTGCTGAATgggtttaaaaatagaattttatcgTTCTGTCACATATTTAATGGCTTGTTCAACTGTAAATTATTCAGTATTTCCTctgtttctatatatagtatgcCAAGTACATGGAAAACCATAGCACTGAAGGAGTGAGGCATGTCTTCAGCAGAGCTTGCACTATTCATCTCCCAAAGAAACCCATGGTGCATATGCTTTGGGCAGCTTTTGAGGAACAGCAGGGTAAGAATGAGAAAATTCAGTTGATATTTTTGGGATTTTAAGTTATTCAGGATAAAGTTCTAGGAACTGAGTCTTGAGGGATGGTATAAAGCAGAGGTCaataaactttttctgtaaagggccagatagtaaatgttttaggctttgcaggccatatggtctctttCCTGACGACTCTGCTATTGTAGCCCAGAAACAAATGAGCGTGGCTGTTATtcacttttaaattaaaacaaacaaacaaagagggCTGGATTTAGCCTGTGACTGTTATTTGCCAGTACCTTGATAAAGGATATTTCAGAAGGTGAACAAAAGCATAaacatttaattaacatttctaGGTAATATTAACGAAGCCAGGAATATCTTGAGAACATTTGAAGAATGTGTTCTAGGATTGGCAATGGTTCGTTTGAGAAGAGTAAGTTTAGAACGACGGCACGGAAATATGGAAGAAGCTGAACATTTGCTTCAGGATGCCATTAAGAATGCCAaatcaaataatgaatcatcgttTTATGCTATCAAACTAGCCCGGcatcttttcaaaatacaaaaaaaccttccaaaatcAAGAAAGGTGCTTTTGGAAGCAATCGAAAGAGACAaagtatgtatttgtattttagaatatctttcattaaaaaacaacaacaacaacaaaaaaacagtggTTGTTTCTTATTTTGGCAACTATGATGAAAGATTTGGTCTGTATGTAGTATGTTTTATTACTAAATGAAGACAACAGTCCCTCTAAACTGATGTTgccattctttaaaaagttttcaaattattAGGAATTAAAAGGTTGAGAAAATTAAGATTCTTGGATTAAAAATTGTTGCAGACATTGTGACACTTTCTATTTCTCTCACATTTAGAAATTTTACAGCAaatttactgattattttaagTAGAGAACCTGGGAGAATACCTTGTAAACAAAAGCATGGCAGTTGTCTACGTTTTAGCAGCCATAGCAGTGAGATTCTCCTTTTCCAAAGTATTTCACTTAATTTATCAGTTGATAAAAGGCTCACTTTTTAGATTTTCAACTAAAACCAGGTCTGTTTAAGACCCAGGTCTATAAGAGTGTGTTTCCAGCTGCAGTTTAAGATCATTACAGTTGTAAAGATTTAAATTAATGGGAACTgtagatgttttattttatatttgtaatggTAAGGTCAAGCCACATTAAACCCAAGATAGGATATTAGAGTTTTAACTTGGTATTTAACAGTTTGCATAATTTGGGAGATACTAGGATGATGTCATTACTTCTCAATGTGCTAATTAGATTTTTCACCTGTTTTGATGTATGCTCAAAACATTTAACATGAGTtacattttaatatgattttcagtatttttcaaatttagacATAAAAGTTAAGGCGTTTTAAATATCTGTGTTCTAATCAGAATATCTTAGAAATATTATTAATTGATACTGCTTTTTACACAGGAGAATACAAAGTTATACCTCAATTTACTTGAAATGGAATATAGTGGTGACctcaaacaaaatgaagaaaatatcctAAATTGTTTTGACAAAGCTATACATGGTTCATTACCtattaaaatgagaattacaTTTTCTCAGAGAAAAGTGGAATTTCTTGAAGATTTTGGTTCAGATGTTAATAAGTAAGatcttaattattatttatttgcatagTAAATGAGCATTGATGATTTTGGATGGGAGTTGATGATTAGTAAAAATTAATATGttgttaaatttaaaatgtttgcctAGGTTACTTTTTCCTCATATATATGGAGGGTAAATTCAATTTTGCAAATATGTATGTGTTTAAATAGGATAGATGGTTTGTCTTTccttcaaaattgttttcaaaattttagcaCTGTAATGTAAACAatgagagaaagcaggaaatagCAATcccatgaaaaaagaaatgggtcAAGGATTGAACCCTAAAACACAGAAATAGGATATAGGCCACTAAAGGTGGATGGGCCTAATCTGAAATAGGGATGCTGTTTTATCTCTGATGGAGAAAATGGATATGGTTGCACAGATCATGCCTAATGGACTCAATTTAATGCACTGTAAGAAGCTGAAAGTTGAGGGTGGTGGAAGGATTTACTCTAAGGGGTTTGGGGAAAGGAGAAGCTTACGATTTATATTTGCAAAATAGAAGAGTAGAAGTATTGGTTAGAGTATTGCTGCTATTCTTTCTTAACTGATTCTAGTAGGGAACTAGCCCACTTCTTAGTAGGCATATCCCTTTTCTAATTACCCTAATTTAGAGTAATTTCCATCGAAAGAGCTGTTGATAAAATGAGGATTAATGTgtctttatatatgtgtgtatacatttttgatggttgagtaaaaCTTTAGCtaaactaaaaattttaacataaattaattttaatacaattGTATATATGCGTTTGACACATTAAATGTGTTTTATGAATTATCTAATGTAAAATATGTAAGTCTAATGAAGGTATAGGTACTGTTTTGTTGTTGGTAGTGGTACTGTGCTTTTAATAGATGAAGAGAAGCTTAAAGAGAGTAGAAGTTTTTCCAAAGGTCAGCTAGCTATTATTTCATTGTACAACTGGGATTAGAACTTGCTTCAAAGTCTATGCTTCTAACCACCTGTGCTGTATATTTAGtgtcttctgtttattttgaaCTGAAGAAAGTTCACAAAGGAAATGGGATATTTAATTCCAGGTTTTAGTCTAGTGGATGGTATGATGATCAGAGGAAATAATGTAAGTATATGAGGTCGcacaaaacttttaaagaaggCTGTGACTTCTGTGGATCAGAATGGATTTGTCATGCTTCACAGAGATGGGGTTTCATTTAGGTACTACTGGATTCTGACAAGGAGAGGATAAAAtggtggaagaaagggaaagttcatttaaaagtaacatctgcTTCACTGGAGGGCTTTTGAAGTGGAAGTGTGATGTTGGTTGTGCTGTGCATTGCCGGTTAGGCCCTTGCAAATATATAGAGTGTCTGTATATCAGGTCTAAGATTGTTGTCGTTGAAATTTAATAAGGGAatgattgaaaaataaatgagcttaGAAATTAGAAACTTAGAAATTTAGGTAGCAGTATAACGTATTGGTAAGAATTGATATTTAATTCagacaaatatatgattaaaTCCTAGCTGTGTCACTTATCATTTGTGTATTCcttagttttcaaattttctcaTGTTATGATTGAATCTCTCTTATTACCTAACCCACAGTTtgttaaaagtcttaaaaaaaacttggTCCATTTAAAGTGCCTGACGTTGAGTAAACACTCAACCAGAGATTGGTGGTATTAACAGTTTAATAGCCTCTTGAACATTTTGGGATTAGAATTACTGGTTATCATTAGATGTGCATATATGCAGACTGCCCAGCAAAGTTGTGTATGCATGTAAAGTATATTAAGGTCATTTCTACAGAAATGTTAATTATCTGTGTTCAGGTttatgattactttaaaaaataaggccATTTGTcttcataaaaaatatttcagaaaatggtaaaaggaaaacaaaatctttaggATTTTACAGTCAGTTTGGCTTCAAGTGACATCGTTTTTGAAGTTCTGAGTTCCAGGTGAGACTTACAATGCACATAAcatgttagaatttttttatttattaaaaattatcttttacaaagaaagatttacttgagagagagagagcacgtgcacgcatgaagggggaggggcagaggtagagggtgAGTCTTAAGCACACtctgccctgagtgcagagcctaacatgggcatgatctcatgacccagagagcatgacctgagctgaaaccaagagtcggatgcttaaccaactgtgccatgcAGATGCttcctaaaaaataatttttttaaaactgtggtaaCACTTACATTgtagttttatattagtttttttttaaaagattttatttgagagagtgcatgagtcGGGTAGGAGGTGTtaggagggggcagaaggagagggagaagcaggctccccactgagcagggacccggatgtggggctcgatcccaggaccctgggatcatgacctgagccgaaggcagacgcttaactggctgagccatccaggtgcccctgtagttttatattagttttaattCAGTTTATCACATGGCCAAAGTTTAAATATACTTTATCTCAACTGGTGTCAAGTGTCTTTAATAAACATTGTTACATTAGGTCTCAAAGTACATAAATTACAGAATGGTCAGGACTCATTCTTTGCACTGGAGAAAAACACTCTCTCAAGGTCACTATTTTAGTCGTGTAATAATTTCGTAGGCATGCTCTTGCCATTTGTTAGAAATGATAATCAAAGGTAGCTTTTGACTAATATCCCATCAACTTCAGCCAACTGTAGTACAGAGAACAGGCATTTTTCTAGTAGCTCAGAAATCCCAGGACTTACTAAATGTCTTGGTTTGGGTCATACTATTGGTCGGGTGTATATAGTACTGTAATTGGCCAGTCCTGAATCCCTGAAGCCCCATTTGAATCACATGGGCTGAGAAGGAAAGTTCAGAGTAGTGGTTCCCCAAAGAAAATACACTGGAAAAGGTAGCTGGGTGGTTTGCTTattggttcatttaaaaaaaagtcagtggcTGTTCTTGCAACATATCTTTGTTTCCAAGTGGAAGTAAATCCAAAACATTGTAAGTTTGGTTTTTGTATATtc contains:
- the PRPF39 gene encoding pre-mRNA-processing factor 39 isoform X2, translated to MQGLLRFEDQDSARGDQNIAMFYPTSTQMVYRRGLQAIPLSVDLWIHYINFLKETLDPGDPETNSTIRGTFEHAVLAAGTDFRSDRLWEMYINWENEQGNLREVTAIYDRILGIPTQLYSHHFQRFKEHVQNNLPRDLLTGEQFIQLRRELASVNGHSGDDGPPGDDLPSGIEDITDPAKLITEIENMRHRIIEIHQEMFNYNEHEVSKRWTFEEGIKRPYFHVKPLEKAQLKNWKEYLEFEIENGTHERVVVLFERCVISCALYEEFWIKYAKYMENHSTEGVRHVFSRACTIHLPKKPMVHMLWAAFEEQQGNINEARNILRTFEECVLGLAMVRLRRVSLERRHGNMEEAEHLLQDAIKNAKSNNESSFYAIKLARHLFKIQKNLPKSRKVLLEAIERDKENTKLYLNLLEMEYSGDLKQNEENILNCFDKAIHGSLPIKMRITFSQRKVEFLEDFGSDVNKLLNAYDEHQTLLKEQDSLKRKAENGSEEPEEKKVHTEDTTSSSTQMIDGDLQANQAAYNYSAWYQYNYQNPWNYGQYYPPPPT
- the PRPF39 gene encoding pre-mRNA-processing factor 39 isoform X1, producing MQNSHMDEYRNSSNGSTGNSSEVVVEQSADFSTEIMNVTEMEQSPDGSPNVNAAAEENEIANAVDLPVTETEANFPPEYEKFWKTVENNPQDFTGWVYLLQYVEQENHLMAARKAFDKFFIHYPYCYGYWKKYADLEKRHDNIKQSDEVYRRGLQAIPLSVDLWIHYINFLKETLDPGDPETNSTIRGTFEHAVLAAGTDFRSDRLWEMYINWENEQGNLREVTAIYDRILGIPTQLYSHHFQRFKEHVQNNLPRDLLTGEQFIQLRRELASVNGHSGDDGPPGDDLPSGIEDITDPAKLITEIENMRHRIIEIHQEMFNYNEHEVSKRWTFEEGIKRPYFHVKPLEKAQLKNWKEYLEFEIENGTHERVVVLFERCVISCALYEEFWIKYAKYMENHSTEGVRHVFSRACTIHLPKKPMVHMLWAAFEEQQGNINEARNILRTFEECVLGLAMVRLRRVSLERRHGNMEEAEHLLQDAIKNAKSNNESSFYAIKLARHLFKIQKNLPKSRKVLLEAIERDKENTKLYLNLLEMEYSGDLKQNEENILNCFDKAIHGSLPIKMRITFSQRKVEFLEDFGSDVNKLLNAYDEHQTLLKEQDSLKRKAENGSEEPEEKKVHTEDTTSSSTQMIDGDLQANQAAYNYSAWYQYNYQNPWNYGQYYPPPPT